The genomic DNA GGCACACTCTACACGGGCAGAGGCGACGCCGCGGGGGCAGGCGACGAGATGGAAGCGGGCAAACCGTGGGTCCATCGGCTCCATCCGGTTCTAGCAGGTGAGGAGTAGCTCGCGGTGATGCGGGCAGGAGGAGGTACGATGAAGCTGACGCCTAAGCAGATCGCCGAGTACGAGGAACGCGGGTTCGTCGCCGTCGAGGGCGTCATCCCGGCGGACCGAGTCGCTGAGATGCGCCAGAGGATCGAGGAGCTCTGCGACGAGTGGCAGAGCGACGGCGCGAAGCGAGTCGGCGCGCAGCAGGAGGCGGACGTCGCTGGAGCCGCGACCGGCGAGCGCAGCGCCCTGACGATCCGCAAGTTCTCGGACCTCGTTCCCCACGAGCCCCTTTTTGAGCGGCATGCCACCGACCCGGCAGTGCTCGACCTCGTCGAGTCGCTCATCGGAGCCCCGATCCGCCTCTACGCCGATCAAGCGCTCCTGAAGCCGCCTCGCATCGGCTCCGAGAAACAGCCCCACCAAGACAACG from Candidatus Poribacteria bacterium includes the following:
- a CDS encoding phytanoyl-CoA dioxygenase family protein; translation: MRAGGGTMKLTPKQIAEYEERGFVAVEGVIPADRVAEMRQRIEELCDEWQSDGAKRVGAQQEADVAGAATGERSALTIRKFSDLVPHEPLFERHATDPAVLDLVESLIGAPIRLYADQALLKPPRIGSEKQPHQDNAYFRVDPADAVITAWCALDDATVENGCMHYLAESHKLGAESHTSIPGTPHLVPDKFAREQTIAVPLRAGGIVLHHSLTLHYTPTNTTSSWRRAFVCHYVREGAETPGRQLDSLRLVRF